Proteins encoded together in one Astatotilapia calliptera chromosome 7, fAstCal1.2, whole genome shotgun sequence window:
- the LOC113026495 gene encoding uncharacterized protein LOC113026495 has protein sequence MPDDLAATPGPSWAEADPQPIATAFPSLEAHGDRVFFRDAEVTWGGDANEEDDSTSLASISWAAKPLASISWAAKPSATGEVEKPTPPSPLDLDMQDMCKRAAARLNILWPAIQTEVVKSRFDGKKLPKAKKTGKHVLPVFPELLDEIAVTWKAKPYSEKHPIKGSSLLDCEGMESIGLRRMPQVEPLVASHLHPKTSLSSSAPSLPSKTDRFLSSLTDKCYKAAALSVRAHNASSMLMAYQAELEEDMTANTDTTVWDEICVITDHVLRLHKVAIQATGRAMGLMVLQERARWLGLTNLTTKEKEELLDTPVVPHGLFGAAVTSMQKRCEEKKRDDEALKLCLPRRAQHATPAAPRQSFAQAASRPVPAFRIPKVPKTQAAPQAAGATKNPWTRKQSPQARPQAAPPPPPAAAIVRRKKRPA, from the exons ATGCCCGATGATTTGGCCGCAACGCCAGGGCCGAGCTGGGCAGAGGCAGACCCTCAGCCCATCGCGACCGCTTTCCCGTCGCTGGAGGCACACGGAGATCGTGTGTTTTTCCGCGATGCTGAAGTCACCTGGGGAGGAGATGCTAACGAGGAGGACGATTCCACCTCCTTGGCTAGCATCAGCTGGGCTGCAAAGCCCTTGGCTAGCATCAGCTGGGCTGCAAAGCCCTCGGCTACCGGCGAGGTTGAAAAACCGACACCGCCGTCTCCCCTGGATCTCGACATGCAGGACATGTGCAAGCGCGCAGCCGCTAGGCTCAACATCCTGTGGCCCGCCATACAAACAGAGGTTGTAAAGTCTCGTTTTGACGGTAAGAAATTGCCGAAGGCGAAAAAGACGGGGAAGCATGTGTTGCCTGTTTTTCCTGAGCTACTCGATGAGATAGCGGTGACATGGAAAGCAAAACCTTACAGCGAGAAACACCCCATCAAGGGGAGCTCCCTGCTGGATTGTGAGGGGATGGAGTCTATCGGCCTCCGCCGGATGCCACAAGTGGAGCCGTTGGTGGCGAGCCATCTTCACCCGAAGACGTCTCTGTCCTCATCGGCCCCATCTCTCCCCTCCAAAACAGACCGCTTCCTGTCTAGCCTTACAGATAAGTGCTACAAGGCAGCGGCTCTGTCAGTAAGAGCCCACAACGCCTCTTCTATGCTAATGGCTTACCAAGCTGAGCTAGAAGAGGACATGACAGCTAACACAGATACCACAGTGTGGGATGAAATCTGCGTTATAACTGACCACGTCCTCCGCCTCCACAAGGTAGCCATACAGGCTACTGGGAGAGCCATGGGCCTCATGGTTCTTCAGGAGCGAGCACGCTGGCTCGGGCTCACCAACCTGACGACTAAGGAAAAAGAGGAACTCCTCGACACCCCTGTCGTCCCTCACGGTCTCTTCGGTGCGGCTGTTACATCCATGCAGAAGAGAtgtgaggagaaaaagagag ATGATGAGGCTCTGAAACTCTGCCTGCCGAGGAGGGCCCAGCACGCCACCCCAGCAGCGCCGCGCCAGTCATTCGCGCAGGCAGCGTCTCGCCCGGTCCCCGCTTTCAGGATTCCCAAAGTGCCTAAGACGCAGGCAGCCCCCCAGGCTGCCGGGGCCACTAAGAATCCATGGACTCGGAAGCAGTCTCCCCAGGCCAGACCTCAAGcggcccctcctcctccccccgcTGCCGCGATCGTGAGGAGGAAGAAGCGGCCGGCCTGA